A single genomic interval of Patescibacteria group bacterium harbors:
- the efp gene encoding elongation factor P, translating to MLSLNDLKNIGTILEIDDAPYAIVSSLHTHVANRRASVRVKLKNLITGQALEKTFSSSDKIEEASTSTSKASFLYPSGKDFYFMNDDDYEQFALNEKILGTAKNFLKEGLEVEVLLFNERPISIKIPKKIDLRVIEAPPAVKGDSATTPSKIVTIETGAQLTVPIFIKEGDIIKINTDTGEYVSRV from the coding sequence ATGTTATCCTTAAATGATTTAAAAAATATTGGAACCATTCTTGAAATTGATGACGCGCCTTACGCAATAGTCAGTTCTCTTCATACTCACGTTGCCAATAGAAGAGCATCTGTGCGCGTAAAACTTAAAAATCTCATTACCGGGCAGGCTTTGGAAAAAACTTTTTCATCAAGCGATAAAATTGAAGAGGCTTCCACCAGTACTTCCAAAGCAAGTTTTCTTTATCCATCCGGAAAAGATTTTTATTTTATGAATGATGACGATTATGAACAATTTGCTTTAAACGAAAAAATATTGGGTACGGCAAAAAATTTTTTAAAAGAAGGATTGGAAGTGGAGGTATTGCTTTTTAATGAAAGACCAATCAGTATAAAAATTCCAAAAAAAATAGATTTAAGAGTAATTGAAGCGCCGCCTGCAGTTAAAGGTGATTCAGCCACTACTCCCAGTAAAATTGTTACCATAGAAACTGGAGCTCAACTTACTGTTCCTATTTTTATTAAAGAAGGCGATATTATTAAAATTAACACCGATACAGGCGAATACGTATCCAGGGTATAA
- the rpsR gene encoding 30S ribosomal protein S18, giving the protein MENQKHCYFCINSVNEIDYKDIELLRRFVSTYERILPSRKRGVCAKHQRKLTHAIKRARFMALLPFVKS; this is encoded by the coding sequence ATGGAAAATCAAAAACATTGTTATTTTTGCATCAATAGCGTTAATGAAATTGATTATAAAGACATAGAACTTTTGCGCCGATTTGTTTCCACTTATGAAAGAATTTTACCAAGCCGCAAAAGAGGAGTCTGTGCCAAACATCAAAGAAAATTAACTCATGCCATTAAAAGAGCAAGATTTATGGCTCTTTTGCCTTTTGTTAAAAGCTAA
- a CDS encoding single-stranded DNA-binding protein, with protein MNLNKVLIIGRLTRDPEARTTPNGQNVATFSLATSRNWTSAQGEKKEQTDFHRVVVWGKLAEVCSRYLVKGQEAYVEGRLTTRSWQDAQGNKKSTTEIIAQAVQFGAKARGGASSNNEPREAEEKPLPEEGNTPEEEIDVEEIPF; from the coding sequence ATGAATCTTAATAAAGTTTTGATTATTGGACGATTGACCAGAGACCCTGAAGCGCGAACCACTCCTAATGGCCAAAATGTGGCGACTTTCAGTTTGGCTACTTCAAGAAATTGGACCAGCGCTCAAGGAGAAAAAAAAGAACAAACCGATTTTCATCGAGTAGTTGTTTGGGGCAAATTAGCCGAAGTCTGCAGCCGTTATTTGGTTAAAGGACAAGAAGCTTATGTTGAGGGCAGATTAACCACTCGTTCTTGGCAAGATGCTCAAGGAAATAAAAAATCCACCACTGAAATTATCGCTCAGGCTGTCCAATTTGGCGCCAAAGCAAGAGGAGGAGCTTCTTCAAATAATGAACCGCGCGAAGCTGAAGAAAAACCATTACCCGAAGAAGGGAATACCCCTGAAGAAGAAATAGACGTGGAGGAGATTCCGTTTTAA
- the rpsF gene encoding 30S ribosomal protein S6 — translation MYEILYIIPTPYTEQDVPVISKKIRSLIEKAGGKILKEEELGNKKLAYPIKHVYRGFYNLFRFEIETKEIKGINDTIRLMPEILRHMIVTLNSKPMKIRKPRHSVEKKEEEIKEVKEEEKTTVKTSLKDLEQKIDDLF, via the coding sequence ATGTATGAAATTCTCTATATCATTCCCACTCCTTACACGGAGCAAGACGTACCGGTAATTTCAAAAAAAATAAGGTCGTTGATTGAGAAGGCCGGCGGCAAGATTCTTAAAGAAGAAGAACTTGGCAACAAAAAACTGGCTTACCCGATTAAGCATGTTTATCGCGGGTTCTACAACCTTTTTCGTTTTGAAATAGAAACAAAAGAAATAAAAGGAATAAACGACACAATCAGATTAATGCCTGAAATTTTAAGGCACATGATTGTAACCCTTAATTCCAAACCGATGAAAATTAGAAAACCGAGACACTCTGTGGAAAAAAAGGAAGAAGAAATTAAAGAAGTCAAAGAAGAAGAAAAAACAACTGTCAAAACCAGTTTAAAAGATTTAGAACAAAAAATTGACGATTTATTTTAA
- a CDS encoding methyltransferase domain-containing protein — MTYFLILGNNPTLSIAEILKILTGPFEIKKISEEVLIIDLPGNKEIDFAYLENRLGGTVKIGKILPNQDLKNLADLFSEKSTKVRFGFSVYRLDHQASISQIVNLIKNLALNLKKDLKEKGISSRWVTSREDALSSVIVQTNKLLETGAEFVFFAEKNGFLFGRTLACQDFKEYGFRDFGRPNRSMEQGILPPKLAKIMINLAGELDKKALILDPFCGAGTILQEAALMGYKNIIGADLNPEAIKDTKGNLEWLAENNQLPMTNYKIFQANVKEISKKIDPQSIDLIVAEPYLGPTKISSLKAQLPIIMSKLSDLYLGAFKEFQKILKPNGQVVMIFPIYQDLKQNNGIFSEFILPEIIRPRPTSLGLEKIGWQIINPIPENLKNHPIIKSTKRQSIIYARANQEVWREIFIFSLGKNR; from the coding sequence ATGACATATTTTCTTATATTAGGCAATAATCCAACTTTGTCAATAGCTGAAATCTTAAAGATACTCACAGGCCCTTTTGAGATTAAAAAAATATCAGAAGAAGTTTTAATTATAGATTTGCCGGGAAATAAAGAAATTGATTTTGCGTATTTGGAAAACCGGTTGGGCGGAACTGTTAAGATCGGCAAAATTTTACCAAATCAGGATTTAAAAAATTTGGCTGATTTGTTTTCTGAAAAATCCACTAAAGTCAGATTCGGATTCAGTGTTTATCGTCTGGATCATCAAGCTTCAATTTCTCAAATCGTAAATTTGATCAAAAATTTGGCTTTGAATTTGAAAAAAGACCTTAAAGAAAAAGGAATTTCTTCCCGCTGGGTCACTTCTCGCGAAGACGCTCTTTCTTCGGTTATTGTTCAAACAAACAAGCTTTTAGAAACCGGCGCGGAATTTGTATTTTTCGCCGAGAAAAACGGATTTTTATTCGGCAGAACCTTGGCTTGTCAGGATTTTAAAGAGTACGGCTTTCGCGATTTTGGCCGGCCGAATCGGTCAATGGAACAGGGAATTTTACCGCCAAAACTGGCCAAAATTATGATTAATCTGGCCGGCGAACTGGATAAAAAAGCTTTAATTTTAGACCCTTTTTGCGGCGCGGGCACGATTTTGCAAGAAGCAGCCCTAATGGGTTATAAAAATATTATTGGCGCTGATTTAAACCCCGAAGCGATTAAAGACACTAAGGGAAATTTAGAATGGCTTGCCGAAAACAACCAATTGCCAATGACCAATTACAAAATTTTTCAGGCCAATGTTAAAGAAATTTCTAAAAAAATAGACCCTCAATCAATTGATTTAATTGTTGCCGAGCCTTATTTGGGTCCGACCAAAATTTCCAGTTTAAAAGCTCAATTGCCGATTATAATGTCTAAATTATCTGATTTATATCTTGGCGCTTTTAAAGAATTTCAAAAAATTTTAAAACCAAACGGGCAAGTGGTGATGATTTTTCCGATTTATCAGGATTTAAAACAAAATAATGGAATTTTTTCCGAATTTATTTTGCCGGAAATTATCCGCCCAAGGCCGACCAGCCTCGGGCTGGAAAAAATAGGCTGGCAAATTATTAATCCCATTCCTGAAAATTTAAAAAATCATCCGATTATCAAATCAACCAAGCGGCAATCAATTATTTACGCCCGAGCCAATCAAGAAGTCTGGCGCGAAATTTTTATCTTCTCTCTCGGCAAAAATAGATAA
- a CDS encoding ATP-binding protein — MVGVPASGKTTFAKNLAKKSKLEILDADEIKRQYRDKSEMEIFEIIKKKLKKLLSEKQNVIVDMPNAFVNMRKKIIEISRKAGAKKIICIWMKPPLNTCIRRHYQRLKQGRGPAFPVTTDTIKTHYRALEEDPPKLSDGFDMIFRKKGLNLNLIKRRPKMAEAIELRSSDVEKTLDLLKKAGVVWRKERNDYFSYSTVYKRKKIIITQESGSTTALYESVSWTYYCLRIIDKKKAFEFTSNSEGRLAQRIASVYFKAEKTIEEQEEAKEKKKRKIEEENRKQLLKDLKR, encoded by the coding sequence ATGGTTGGAGTGCCGGCTTCCGGGAAAACTACCTTTGCTAAGAATTTGGCGAAAAAATCTAAATTGGAAATTCTTGATGCTGATGAAATTAAAAGACAATATAGAGATAAATCCGAGATGGAAATATTTGAAATCATTAAGAAAAAATTAAAGAAGTTGTTATCTGAAAAACAAAACGTGATAGTGGATATGCCAAATGCTTTTGTTAATATGCGCAAAAAAATTATCGAAATTAGCAGAAAAGCTGGCGCAAAAAAAATAATTTGTATCTGGATGAAACCACCGCTTAATACTTGTATTCGCAGACATTACCAACGATTAAAACAAGGTAGGGGTCCCGCATTCCCTGTGACTACTGATACTATCAAAACTCATTATCGAGCGCTGGAGGAAGACCCACCTAAACTATCAGACGGATTTGATATGATTTTTAGAAAGAAAGGATTAAATCTAAACCTTATAAAAAGGAGGCCTAAAATGGCAGAAGCAATTGAATTAAGATCTTCTGATGTAGAAAAAACACTCGATCTTTTAAAAAAGGCTGGGGTTGTATGGAGAAAAGAAAGGAATGATTATTTTTCTTATTCAACAGTTTACAAAAGAAAAAAAATTATTATTACGCAAGAATCTGGCAGCACCACCGCCTTATATGAATCAGTAAGTTGGACGTATTATTGTTTACGCATTATTGATAAGAAAAAGGCATTTGAATTTACTTCAAATAGCGAGGGACGTCTTGCACAAAGAATAGCAAGTGTGTATTTCAAAGCTGAGAAGACAATAGAAGAACAAGAAGAGGCTAAAGAAAAGAAAAAAAGAAAGATCGAAGAAGAAAATCGGAAGCAGCTATTGAAAGATTTAAAGAGGTGA
- a CDS encoding helix-turn-helix domain-containing protein: MQIEKVLEQFNLNKKEISVYLTCLELGPSTAGVVAQKAGIKRTSAYDILGDLIKVGLITHTIKNNKKYFLAEDPEILKKILHEKERALEEVLPQLKSIYNIPGIKPKTKFYEGVSGARNIFRETLSCRKKEAMAILPSVDIYDLIGVDFAKDYVAARTKLKIKSRTLRVKTRESEEKYFFQHKEQLREMRYLPKSITFYSTILIWDDKVAIITSKKESFSFLIESQEFSQTMKALFEMLWLQSK, translated from the coding sequence ATGCAAATAGAAAAAGTTTTAGAACAATTTAATCTGAATAAAAAAGAAATTAGTGTCTATCTCACCTGTTTGGAGCTGGGTCCTTCTACGGCCGGAGTGGTCGCCCAGAAAGCAGGCATAAAAAGAACCAGCGCTTATGATATTTTGGGAGACCTGATAAAAGTCGGGCTTATTACTCATACTATAAAAAATAATAAAAAATATTTTTTAGCCGAAGATCCGGAAATACTTAAAAAAATTCTTCACGAAAAAGAGAGAGCATTAGAAGAAGTTCTCCCTCAATTGAAATCTATTTATAATATCCCGGGCATAAAACCAAAAACAAAATTTTATGAGGGAGTTTCCGGGGCAAGAAACATATTTAGAGAAACATTATCTTGCCGAAAAAAAGAAGCTATGGCCATTCTTCCGTCAGTAGACATTTATGATCTTATCGGAGTGGATTTTGCCAAAGATTATGTCGCCGCTCGAACGAAATTAAAAATAAAAAGCAGAACCCTGCGCGTTAAGACACGCGAGTCAGAAGAAAAATATTTTTTTCAACACAAAGAACAACTTCGGGAGATGCGATATCTTCCAAAGTCAATCACTTTTTATTCAACTATTCTAATTTGGGATGATAAAGTGGCAATTATTACTTCCAAAAAAGAAAGTTTCAGTTTTTTAATCGAAAGTCAAGAATTCAGCCAAACCATGAAAGCATTATTTGAAATGCTTTGGCTGCAATCAAAATAA
- a CDS encoding glycosyltransferase family 1 protein, translated as MRIGIDARFYGPTGKGIGRYTQELIKNLEETRQNFASQNLGGQKDDYFIFLRQEGFNLYHPQNPHFHKVLADYPWYSWQEQILFPRQLASQRLDLVHFLHFNVPLFYLGRFVVTIHDLTHNQTTPKASTHWKSIFYFKKIIYYLIIKNAMQRAEKIITVSNFIKDSIVKQYKINPKKISVTYEATDMAPKISDFEPVSEQIPDNYLLYIGNAYPHKNLERLIKAFKIVLSKHPGIRLILVGKMDYFYHNLQKLTQELGLEEKVIFSGQASDEKLAWLYKNGLAYVFPSLSEGFGLPGLEAMKFGLPVIASKHQPLPEIYGSAALYFNPKNIEEMAATINQAIENKNLREELIQKGFEQIKKYSWEKCAQETEEIYKNL; from the coding sequence ATGAGAATAGGCATAGACGCTCGATTTTACGGCCCGACGGGCAAAGGAATCGGGCGCTACACTCAGGAACTTATCAAAAATCTTGAAGAAACCCGCCAAAATTTTGCTTCACAAAACTTAGGCGGGCAAAAAGATGATTATTTTATTTTCCTCCGCCAAGAGGGCTTTAATTTATATCATCCTCAAAACCCTCATTTTCACAAGGTTTTGGCCGATTATCCCTGGTATTCCTGGCAAGAGCAGATATTATTCCCCAGACAACTCGCCTCTCAACGCCTTGATTTGGTTCATTTTCTCCACTTTAATGTTCCTCTGTTTTATCTCGGCCGGTTTGTAGTGACGATTCATGATTTGACTCATAATCAAACTACTCCAAAAGCTTCAACACACTGGAAATCAATTTTTTATTTTAAAAAAATTATTTATTATTTGATTATTAAAAATGCCATGCAACGGGCGGAAAAAATTATCACGGTTTCTAATTTTATTAAAGATTCAATTGTGAAACAATATAAAATTAATCCAAAAAAAATCTCTGTAACTTATGAAGCGACTGATATGGCGCCAAAGATTTCAGACTTTGAACCGGTTTCGGAGCAGATCCCGGATAATTATTTATTATATATCGGCAATGCTTACCCGCACAAAAATTTGGAACGTTTAATCAAGGCTTTTAAAATTGTTTTATCAAAACACCCGGGGATTCGTTTAATTTTAGTCGGGAAAATGGATTATTTTTATCATAATTTGCAAAAATTAACGCAAGAATTGGGGTTGGAAGAAAAAGTTATTTTTTCCGGTCAAGCTTCTGATGAAAAATTAGCTTGGCTTTATAAAAATGGTTTGGCTTATGTGTTTCCTTCTTTATCTGAGGGATTTGGCCTGCCCGGTTTGGAAGCAATGAAGTTCGGTCTACCGGTAATCGCCTCAAAACATCAACCCTTGCCTGAAATTTATGGTTCAGCTGCTTTATATTTTAATCCTAAAAACATAGAAGAAATGGCTGCAACCATTAATCAAGCTATAGAAAACAAAAATCTTCGCGAAGAACTAATTCAAAAAGGATTTGAACAAATTAAAAAATATTCTTGGGAAAAATGCGCCCAAGAAACAGAAGAAATTTACAAAAATTTATGA
- a CDS encoding glycosyltransferase, producing the protein MKIGIDARFYGPTGKGIGRYTQELIKNLEETRQNFASQNLGGQKDDYFIFLRQEGFNLYHPQNPHFHKVLADYPWYSWQEQILFPRQLASQRLDLVHFLHFNVPLFYLGRFVVTIHDLTLLQYPTQHKNSLAKFIYSFKHGFFILILKNALRRAEKVITDSEKSKQDLIKNFHIKSEKIKVVYLAC; encoded by the coding sequence ATGAAAATCGGAATCGACGCCAGATTCTACGGCCCGACGGGCAAAGGAATCGGGCGCTACACTCAGGAACTTATCAAAAATCTTGAAGAAACCCGCCAAAATTTTGCTTCACAAAACTTAGGCGGGCAAAAAGATGATTATTTTATTTTCCTCCGCCAAGAGGGCTTTAATTTATATCATCCTCAAAACCCTCATTTTCACAAGGTTTTGGCCGATTATCCCTGGTATTCCTGGCAAGAGCAGATATTATTCCCCAGACAACTCGCCTCTCAACGCCTTGATTTAGTTCATTTTCTCCACTTTAATGTCCCTCTGTTTTATCTCGGCCGGTTTGTGGTGACGATTCATGATTTGACTTTATTGCAATACCCGACTCAACATAAAAATTCTTTAGCGAAATTTATATATTCTTTCAAACACGGATTTTTTATTTTAATTTTGAAAAATGCTCTGCGACGGGCGGAAAAAGTCATTACTGATTCGGAAAAATCGAAACAAGATTTGATTAAAAATTTCCATATAAAATCAGAAAAAATAAAAGTTGTTTATTTGGCCTGTTAG
- a CDS encoding NUDIX hydrolase: protein MSKASVFVLLFNEWGEVLLVHNKETPPTGDKPFTKEAGWGLPGGGIEEGETNLVALIRELGEETGIVADQIKIGEKEIEEVKGNGHQIFTRRADLKVKSDDIKFVSSTSDVDEAEWYLLEELPVDLYNSHRRRIKNFILNQKTNV, encoded by the coding sequence ATGTCGAAAGCAAGTGTTTTTGTCTTATTGTTTAATGAATGGGGAGAAGTTTTATTGGTTCACAATAAAGAGACTCCTCCTACCGGTGATAAGCCTTTTACAAAGGAAGCAGGCTGGGGCTTACCTGGCGGCGGAATTGAAGAAGGCGAAACAAATTTGGTCGCATTAATTCGCGAGCTTGGAGAAGAAACCGGTATTGTCGCCGATCAGATAAAAATCGGTGAAAAAGAGATTGAAGAAGTAAAGGGAAATGGCCATCAGATTTTTACTCGTAGAGCAGATCTAAAAGTAAAATCAGATGACATAAAATTTGTTTCATCAACGTCCGATGTTGATGAAGCAGAATGGTATTTATTAGAAGAATTACCTGTGGATTTGTATAATAGCCACAGGAGAAGAATCAAAAATTTTATTTTGAATCAAAAGACCAACGTATAA
- a CDS encoding radical SAM protein, producing the protein MTIKLIQAKSILNQSKAFQSYTLNPYSGCPHGCVYCYNLQFIQRFKPDQKWGQFMEVKINAPDILEKEVKRKPKNDVFFSTITDAYNPLEQKYQITQKCLKILLEHQWPINILTKSDLILRDIELIKGFKQKKVGFSLINLDPKIAKILEPGTSSPEKRLLALQTIHQAGIPTYAFVGPILPYITDLPLIFKNLVGKVDEVLLDTFNTAPANWQNFKNALEPSFPELIPKCQELLFQKRRIYENNVRQEILKLNQQFKLPIKICF; encoded by the coding sequence ATGACTATTAAGCTTATTCAAGCCAAATCTATTCTTAACCAATCCAAAGCTTTTCAGAGTTATACCTTAAATCCTTATTCTGGCTGTCCGCATGGCTGCGTTTATTGTTATAACCTTCAGTTTATTCAACGATTCAAGCCCGATCAAAAATGGGGTCAATTTATGGAGGTTAAAATTAACGCCCCGGATATATTGGAGAAAGAAGTTAAACGAAAGCCAAAAAATGATGTTTTCTTTTCAACCATTACTGACGCCTACAATCCTTTAGAGCAAAAATACCAAATTACCCAGAAATGCCTCAAAATTCTCTTAGAGCACCAATGGCCGATCAATATCCTGACTAAATCTGACCTTATTCTGCGAGACATAGAACTAATCAAAGGTTTTAAGCAAAAAAAGGTTGGTTTCAGTTTAATCAATCTTGATCCCAAAATAGCCAAGATCTTAGAACCGGGCACCAGTTCACCTGAAAAGAGACTTCTAGCCCTCCAGACCATTCACCAAGCTGGCATTCCGACTTATGCCTTTGTTGGGCCTATTTTGCCCTATATAACCGATTTGCCGCTTATCTTTAAGAATCTGGTTGGTAAGGTAGATGAGGTCTTATTGGATACCTTTAACACTGCACCGGCTAATTGGCAAAACTTCAAAAATGCCCTTGAACCGAGTTTCCCCGAACTAATACCAAAATGCCAAGAGCTTTTGTTCCAAAAAAGGCGAATTTATGAAAATAACGTTCGCCAGGAGATCTTAAAATTAAACCAGCAATTTAAACTGCCGATTAAGATTTGTTTTTAA
- a CDS encoding P-loop NTPase — protein MDPRPNIINQRLKNIKTIIAVSGGKGGIGKSSIASVLALNLAKNGLKTGLLDLDFCGPSTHTILGINNLFPKEDKGIIPPEFEGLKFMSIIYYTGKKPALLRGEDISNIILELLTITQWGDLDFLIIDMPPGIGDAALDILKLVKKTEFLIVATPSKTTMETVNKNIKMLKELKAPILGIIENYQSHQFSQTKTESKISGVQILGKINFDSKFESAIGNANKILKTKFSQDLKKIIYKTLNQRV, from the coding sequence ATGGATCCACGACCAAACATCATTAATCAAAGATTAAAAAACATTAAAACTATTATTGCTGTTTCCGGAGGCAAAGGAGGAATCGGCAAAAGCTCAATTGCCTCTGTTTTGGCGTTAAATTTGGCTAAAAATGGCTTAAAAACAGGCCTTTTAGACCTGGACTTTTGTGGACCCTCAACTCATACCATTTTGGGAATCAACAACCTCTTCCCAAAAGAAGACAAAGGAATTATCCCGCCGGAATTTGAAGGCCTGAAATTTATGTCCATTATTTACTATACGGGCAAAAAACCGGCTCTTTTAAGAGGCGAAGACATTTCCAATATTATTTTAGAACTGTTAACCATTACTCAATGGGGCGATTTGGACTTTTTAATTATTGATATGCCACCAGGCATTGGCGACGCGGCTTTGGACATTTTAAAATTAGTTAAAAAAACCGAATTCTTGATTGTCGCCACCCCATCTAAAACCACCATGGAAACGGTTAACAAAAATATCAAAATGTTGAAAGAACTGAAAGCGCCGATTTTGGGCATTATTGAAAATTATCAATCTCACCAATTTTCTCAAACAAAAACCGAAAGTAAAATTTCCGGTGTGCAAATTTTGGGCAAAATAAATTTTGATTCAAAATTTGAATCAGCCATTGGCAACGCGAACAAAATTTTAAAAACCAAATTCAGTCAAGATTTGAAAAAAATTATTTATAAAACCTTAAATCAAAGGGTATAG
- the hypA gene encoding hydrogenase nickel incorporation protein HypA translates to MHEWSLAQAVVYSAIKYQKKNKLKKISEINLKIGELQQIDRDIFKFSLKQIGRLKKITGKIKIKTEKAILKCRICQHQWNFSKILKKLNKNEAEYIHFIPEIAHTYLRCPKCKSPDFKIIKGRGVWIDSIK, encoded by the coding sequence ATGCACGAATGGTCATTAGCTCAGGCCGTTGTTTATTCGGCCATAAAATATCAAAAAAAGAATAAACTGAAAAAAATTTCCGAAATTAATTTAAAAATAGGCGAACTGCAACAAATAGACAGGGATATTTTTAAGTTTTCTTTAAAACAAATCGGCCGACTTAAAAAAATAACCGGCAAAATAAAAATTAAAACCGAAAAAGCGATTTTAAAATGCCGCATTTGCCAACATCAATGGAATTTTAGTAAAATCCTCAAAAAACTCAATAAAAATGAAGCTGAATATATCCATTTTATCCCCGAAATCGCCCATACTTATCTCAGATGTCCGAAATGCAAAAGCCCGGATTTCAAAATTATCAAAGGCCGGGGCGTTTGGATAGATTCTATTAAATGA